From the genome of Camarhynchus parvulus chromosome 4, STF_HiC, whole genome shotgun sequence:
TGGTTTTTCACTCTGCCAAAAGCTGTGATGAAATCACTATGGATAACTGACCTTTGACTGGTGCTAGGAAGTCATCAACCCAAGAAATCCGTGCTATATCCAGGTCTGAAGCCAAATGGACAAAGATCACAGAAAGAGGAAGATAATAATGACAGTGACCTCTTGGTAACCCTCCCTAAACAGCAGGTTGATAACATCAAGTGTGCCTTGAGGAACAGTTCAGCCACCAACGCTTGCTTATCCTGGCGTGCTCACAAGaggctgcactgcagagcttGGCCATAACAGCAAGAGAAGTCAGCTGTTGCTCTCAGGGAGCTGCTTTTAATCAGCAGCCTATATCACCATTGCCATTTGACACATGGAGTAGCTGAAGTACTGAGAGGAAAATCATCCCTCAGATAGCATCCTTTCTCCAGACACCAAAAACAGGTCAAAGCATGGGTTGTACACCTGATTAACACTGCTCAACACACCTAGCCTAGCATAATGGACggagatgaagaaaaagagaatgttctgttttccaacccaaacatcTTTGCCAGCATTTAATTCACAGGCACTGGGGAATAACTGAATTATGTCCTGTGTGGGTCacaattcaaaataattttgctcgCCCAGACTTCACAGGGAATTTCCTCATTATGCAAAAACATCTCACTCTACACACACTTACTTGAGCACCCCTGAGATTTAAGGCTATAGCTGTCTGTTGGATACAAAGATTCTCAAAAAACGAGCAAAGATGAAAGGGTGCTTTAGTTCAGCTTCCCTGAATTTGTTAAAGACATCTAATAGTCAGGGTGGTGCTCAAGAAATTGAACAATAGTGGTCTTAAAGTATGTTGGCATCCCAGCACCCACGGTAGTACCAAACAAACTAACCTGGGgagcactgcagctctgtggaatGGCCTGTCCATACAAACCACCTGGATCCACCATTCTCAAAACCTAAACCATGGAAAAGAGCTCATAACTGGCAAGAACTGACAGAGATGCCAACCTCACCTTGAATGATTTGGTTATTGCAACAGGAGGGTCCTTTTGTTTCTCAAATTCAACCTGGTTCTGAAGTTTGACCTTTAGGGAAACATTTCTTATTTCATCATACCATGGTGGCATTTAGAACAACTACTTTAGGAGCTGTGGTGTTTTGCTAGAAGTGCTACATAGTACAATTAGGTACAAAGTTTGTATGGAAcacaaatcacaaaaaatgGGAACTGGAGAGCTGTGTGAGGCAACATTATAATTTCTGTTTACTCATATTTTATAATCCTGAATTCATTTCCTTTGCATAATTGGTTTTTTCCACCCATATTGTAGAggcatttaatttttacttcCCTTGATTTTATGCAACTGTTAGAATAGTACACTTTTCACATCTGGGTAGAAATTACACAGTATCCAGTCTTGTTGATGGTTATATAATGTAGCAAGTGGAAATCACCATTTAGCTTTACTGTCATGCCCTCTGTATTAAGGTGAAAAATCAAACTGATTCAAGTGCTTTTGAAATTAGATCATTGTATCACTGAAATGCAGGAACTGGTGTCAGTAAATTGAGGGGCGTTTAGCACTagttgattttaaaaatgcatgaattTTGAAGCGTCTGGCTTGGAGAAGATTTAATGAATTATTAATCCTCATATGTCACAAATCCCATGCTCTTCATTCCTGTATGTCTGCTTATATGTATATTCACTAGTCACcatttttcctgtaaattaAGGATAAATTAGCTATACATTAGGTAACAAGTTTTATCCatcctgcattttcttttgtttgacACAGATTATCATAGATCTAAATGCCAGAGAAGACAATTATATTAATGTAATATGACCTTCTGCAGAATACAGTCACAGTGCACTGAGGAGTTTCTAGATTAACCCCTTAACTGCTCTTTAAAGCTACAATAAGAAAGCAATATGcatgttttaggaaaaaatatagcTTTAACtataactttaaaaaacttCAAGGGACAGGCAAGGCATGGCATCCTTACTCAAGCTTTTTCCAAAGCATTGCTAATGccctaaataaataaactatCCAGATGAAGAGACAGTTGAATGTAGAGCAAAAGGACCCTACTGTAAGCCATAGAGCTCAGCTAACAACAGAGTGTCCTTGTCCTTCTGGGGCCTCCTTTACATCTGCCTTGAAGCTCCAATGTGTTTTCCTCAGCCATCACATATGCagtggggcagcacagcagtgctgctggtgaggagcagagcaaaTCCTTAGGGGATGTTGTGGTGTTTTGAGCCTCAGCTCACCTTGGGTATGAATGCAATCTCTCTCAAATCTGTCCTGGTCTTGCCTCTCCTCTAAGTTTCCATGTGGAAGCTCATGTTGTTTCTCTGTGTATAAACTACAGTACCTTAAGTCCAAAACATACAAGAAATCCTTAAACTATACCACATGTGTTCAACTTTTTATCCCAGCAATAATGGAAATGTCTCACTAATAAGGAGCTTTGATGTGTTACATCACCCCTTTGCCATCTGAGTTCACTGCACGTCTTTCTCCTCTAGGGACACTGGCAGTTGCTTACAGGTGTTAACcaagggcacagctgcagcaaccGGTCTTTAGCTAGGCCAGGGAATCACATCCCATAATATCAAATCCTGATGTTAAGCATCATTGTAACTGCTTACACATCTTGTTCCAATGttaaagaagagaaagcttTGTCATAGGGTTAATCAGAAACAATTTTGCACATATGCAAGTCCAGAAGATTTCAGGTTTTAGAACAGAAATTGAACTTTCTGACAATGTCATACATGAGTGCCCTTACCTAAGTAATAACCACTTGTGCCTCTtctcaaattttcattttttagtgaaataggaaaaaacccaaacccctaACTTCAGGAGCTTTTTCACACATTGGAAGTTCAGTATTTAGAACTCTTTGCCAGATGCATGAGCTTCAGAGCAGAGGTGCACAACAGCACATAAGGATACATAGCCACAAGTGAAGTCAGCTACCGTACACAGACAACAGGAGCAGGAGAGTGTAAGCAGAAAGTACAACTTACCAAAATGGAGTTTGGCAAGGCATATGGGCTAATTCACCTCCTGACAAGAAAGTGCTAGAAGGGTTTCTTGTCTGGGAGCAATTTAGACCTCTGTGTCATCTGGCAGTGGCAGAAGGGTGCCAGCAGGATGGAGGCTGTGGCAACACCCCAGGAACAGCCCAGTGATCCATCAACAAGCTTCTGGGTATCTGACTTCTGCTTTCCTGAGTCTCATACTGATAATCAGTTGAGCACAAGTCAGCTGAGGCTTTGATCTGAGGATGTGTATTtctactggggaaaaaaaacctctggggAGATAAATGTCTATCTCAGCTAACCCTAGAAGGGGAAAAACACCCATCTGGCATCCCACCTTTTGGTCCTTTTGGGTCTGTGAGTGCTCTATCACAGCTATTCCTCCACCTACTTTTTCTCCTGGGAATCTTGCCCAGTTTTGCAGAAGACTATACTCCCCTGCAGTGGGtgtatttattcattcattcatctGAGCTGCTTTGCATTCACAAACTCCCCAGATACAGGTGCTATAGAAAATAAGCTATGAACCTCCAGAACTGGCTAAAACTAAAGAAagattttctgtgaaagaaaatgaCACAACTTCTGTTGCTGCAGAAATGTCTGTTCTGCTTGTAACAACACCTTCCACACTACACTGATAAGAGGTGGCAGGAATATGCCAAATTTGTccataaaacaaacaacaaaaaaaatctcaggctcTCATTCAGTGCCTAGTTTCCAGTTTGTGCCCTGTGTGTGGCAAGAAATAAATGTACTTACATCGATTTCATCTGAAAAAGTCAAACAGTGCTAGTCTGAATTCTAACTTGAATGCATATCGGTGGGATGAGACGCTGATCCATTTGCACAGTAATGTGCTATATTTAAGTCATGCATCGTGGCATCTTCAAAGAGACCAGTCATAATTATGATGGATTAGACTGCAGAGTCAGTCCTAGATGCAGTAATTGTTTCACAGATGCTGATGATGTGacttgaatttttaatgaattatagctgaagaaaaatatgtggaGCTTCTAAATGATCTGGATAAAATACAGCTATGGGAAAGACTAAAAAGACTAACTGCTGCACTTGGGGGAAGGTAGATCTACTTTGAGAGGTAGAGAGTTCATCCCACAATGATTGTAAGGACAACCACAAAGACTTTTTAAGATGCAAGCAAGTAGGAGTACTACATAGTGTCCCAGTTAAAACCAGTAATAAAGATATCACGGCCATTTGTTTTTTGCCAGTTCTACATTACAAATTACGTTACTTTACATTTGCTGTGATTTGTAGTTGCTTGAGGAAGGTTTTTACTCAGGTGTGACTTGAGGATAGTGAATAACTTGAGTGTAGACAGTGAGGGAAAGAAGTATAATGCAAAGTTACCCCCATCCTAGATGCATTTCAAAGAATGCAAATCTGGCACTTTTAATGCATGAATTaactttgtattttgaaaaaccAAATGATTTCCGTGTTTTTTGCAATGTCTAACACCAATCCCTTTTACACTGAAAGTGGTCAGAATTTGGGGGAACATACCATGAGATCTTTGAGAATGATGAACAATAATTCATCTCACAAGATAACCTTGCAGGTTTTGAGAACAGCATGAACCTAAGACTCTTTTCTGACCACAGATGTGCTCCTTTGAGGGGTTTGCAAGCTAAGCTTAAAGAAATCAGGGAGCCCCCACTTCTAAAGAAAATGGTGGGTTTATCTGACTGATAGTAAAGAGTTGAGAAGAAAGATTGcctgggaattcccagaagGAATTTGGTTGCAACCCACAAGGTacaccagaaaaaaagcccccagGCAGATTTTGAGGGCCAGCCAAAGTTCCTTGTAGCTTAGTCGCACAgactaaaacttttttttaaagaaataaatcttttagAAGCAGCTTGACAGCACGGTGTTAATCATTATGGTGtcctttatttaattttgtactTGCAAAATGCAGCAGCCTATACATATGTCTGTGGTTCACCTGCAGTTTTTAGGAATGAGAGGTGTGAAGGCAAAGTATGGCTTCCAATTTAGTCTGgcatttttttttgagacactCTGGGAGCATCGTTCTGCTGCCTGGCATAGAATGACACATCAGAGGAATCCTTTTCACACAGCTTTCTGCTAAGCATGGAACATCATCTccctgggaaagctgcaaaggCTCATGTCTTGTGGTACTATAAAGCTATGGTGGGAAATACCTCTAGAAGGGAATAAGCCTACACtaccatgttaaaaaaaaacccaggcaaGACAgacaaacatatttttccatctCCCTGTTCTTAGTTTTCCCtgcaaaaattcttttttaaagtatcaTCACTTGTAGCAAGAACTTCGCTACTTCtgtcataaaaaaaccccataaattgagttaaggaagaaaaaacccaaacttaaGGAGCTCAAAAGTAAATCTAAAAACAAGTTTGGCATTCAGAGGAAATGAATACAAGTTATCATATAGATGCTTTCTGGTGAAAGTGTGCAGTTGAATTGTCCTGCTACTGAAATCAGAGCTGCAATAAGAGAGAATTCTGCTGGATGCAATGTATTTAATGAATTAATATTACTCCTAAAAGCATTTTAGAATCACATTACTTAACTAAGGCAATACTGCACTGAAAACtatataaattacatttaaataacatttaaaattacattttaataacataaaaatattaatgtaggATAAATACATAAGCAGAGCAACCATGAtgggagaatttttttcagtataatAGTTCTTCCTACGTAGTGGCAATACCAGCCACATGTCATGTTTCTCCTGACTCTGCAGTCCAAGCAGACCTGACCTGGTAATGGAGAACCCTTCAAATTCTCCTTTAtgcaaaccaaaaataaaagcttcagaACAGACAGGCATTTATCCAAATTTTCTCTGTGCAACTTCAAATCTGTAAGACCCACTGTCACTCTGCCTTCTGTCATTTGTGACTGGTTGAGAACCATAAACCAAGAATAAATTACGAGCGGAGTCAAACAAGGGCTTTATCTATGTTAACTGGGTCTGTGAATTCTGGGAAGATGCACGTGAACAGGATTAGCTTGTCATTGTATGGAATTTGCTCACTGCACATTGTCAGTACTTTTATCCAGCTAAAAACTTCACTTTGTAAGTAAAGAGTGTATGAGAAAATAGGATTTCTCATtacaacaaagaagaaaaaaatcctaactcCATAGCTGCAGAGCTCAATTCAAAACCCAAAGCATGGTTTAAGCCATGCTTGATGTCTATATGTAAATTTGAAAGGATATTGATACctaaaaaaagcatttccatcAAACCTTTCAAAAATCACTCTATTTCTGTCAACTTTACTGATCTGCTGATGAACTGTTAGAGTTCCCGTGGACAGGAGTCAAGTATAGCTTTGTCTTGTGTATTCTGCCACTTGCATGGTCTTCAGGAATGCCAGTTATAAAAGACCCTGTCAGACAGCTGAGGAcaggaaaaaagtttttccCTCTAATTGGAAACTTGGTGGCAATACTCCTTCAAGTCAGACAAAAGAGGTTTGGCACACTTGATCAAATTACAGGATTAGCACCAAGTCTGGGAATCACGGTTTCAACATGACTTTCTGCCTTACCAAGGGCAAAATGTGATGACAGAGGAGTCTATGCAAATCATTCAAAAGCAGAGAATACTTTTTGCACCACTGCAAGAAATTTCTTCTGGTAAAATATCTTCTTGTGTGTTAAATGGGGGTAAGGAAGTCACTCTGTATTTTTACTCTCTTTTTATCTTGAAGAacaaaccttttttaaaaagggagaCCTGGGGGTGCAAGAAGCACTAGGATAGTGAAACATCCCTTGGGTGTGCTTGCAGGCTCACGCTGTGTGTGGGAGCTGGTCAAGGCAAGGGGTGCTtgagtgctgcaggaattgccAGTTACTGGCTGTCCTTCAATGGAAACTAAAACTGACTTTGATtctctcctgtttcttttttctttcagatacaTTCAGAGGGTAGCCTTGTGGATGGCCTCAGAGCAGGCCAGATGGAACAGGACAGAACCAACCATGCTGACGGCAATAGATTGAGTCCATTTCTAATATCACAGTCTTCTCACGTCTTCCAGGCAGAGCCTTCTGCAGTGAAGCTACAGAACGGGAGTCCAGCAACAGAGAGGTCTGAAGTGGAAGTAAATGGAGACCACAAGCTACTATTCAATAAAAGCAACTTTGGAGTGCCCCACCCGAAGGGAAGTCCAAACAATTGCGTTAGCCCAGACCttttacaagaaaagaaagtatatTCCAAATATATGCAAAATGGTGGGATCAAACGCACTTTTAGTGAGCCCTCTCTGTATGGACTTCATGAGAGCAAGAAAGTGAAACAAGATAAGGagataaatggagaaaaagctGAGCCAGAGGACAATAGTGAAAAACCAAGTGTCTCCAATTGTTACAGTGAGAAGAAATCGGAGAGttttaaaagacaagaaaacGAAGCTTCAGATTTGATACCGTCTACAAGATACAACAGCGTTGGTTCAGAAAACCCTCATGACCTTCTGATTCaggatgagcaggagcaggaaaataTTCATTGCCATAACAGGGACATTGTCTTACTACTTAAGAACAAGGCAGTGCCAATGCCTAATGGTGCTACAGTTTCTGCCTCTTCCATGGAAAGCATGCATGGTGAACTCCTGGAGAAAACACTGTCTCAATATTACCCAGAACATGTTTCCATAGCAATGCAGAAGAACACATCTCTTATCAATGCCATTACCAGTCAGGCTACTAACGAGTTGTTCTATGAGACAACATATTCATCCCATACCTCAGGGCAGATCACTTCCCCACAGACCTCAAACTCTGAGCTGCCTCAAGTGCCAGCTGTAGTGGTTACTGAGGTCTACAACACAAAAGACTCCAGTAAACCACCAGGTAGCTGTTCACTTCAGAAACCAGATCTACAGCTACAGCAACAGATTCCAGGCTATGATACTCACCAGTTACCTGTAGGAAACAGTAATATTCATGGAAGCATAGGGCAGATTCCCAACCAAGACCTCTCTCTAAGTTCCAGCAGTAACCTGCAAGCTCAGAGCACTGCTCTGGAAAGGTACTCTGagcaagcagaaaataatgGTGCTTTCTTTACACAGAACTCAACGTTTCACAAAGATTCctccactgctcctgctccagaacTGAACAGTGCACTGTCTGCCGCGGTGCAAGAAGGACACCACTCCTATGACAACAGGTGTGATGAAACTCTTCCTGGGGAGATTAACAATGAAGGGCAACAGGAGGGACCAATGTCAGAAAGTCCCAGCCTCAGCCAACAACAACTTCAACCTCAGCAGAGCCTTCTGCAACAGGCACAAATGTCACAAGATGTCAGTGAAAGCAACCCACAAGCTGCTGTGGCCACCTTGATTCCGCAGCTCCCCGAAGGAGAGACGCTGGCGTCAGAATCTCCCCTCCAAAACCTGCACGCACACAGAAGTGAGGGTGAGTTGCAGCAACACTATCAGCATTTCCCAGGACAGAGAGAACCTGAGACTCCTCCTGACAAAGAAAAGGACCAAGTGAAAGAGCCTGTACAACAGGCTCAACATTATTCAAAACCAGCCTGGATAGAACTGGTTTCCACCCAGTTCTGCCAGGGAGAGCCTCCCCAGAAGCCCAGCAAAGCATTATTGCGGTCAATTCTTCAGTACCAGGCAAGCACAGCCCAAACAGTTTATACAAAACAGTATGCTGGAAGTCCTGATTCATTAAAGGGGCCTTCAGGACAGGCCCAGAGCCAGAAGATAATGCAACAGGAACAATGTCCTCCGCTGTACAAAAGTgagagctcccagctgcagtCGCATCCCCCAGCTGACCAGCAGCTGCCATTCCAAAAACACTCACCGCAGCCACAGCTCACAAAGGTGGATTCCCTTCTCAAGTCCCAAGTGCAGCAACAccctccacagcagctccatttcCAGCCAAGATCAGAACAAGCTGAACAGCCTTTAGGGGCCCCCTTGAAACAGCAGCACTTGAATCCCCAGCCAGGGGAAAACGGGCAATTCCTGCATTCACACATCTTGCAACAGATGCTGCAAAAACAGGCACATCCAGTGCAACTGCCATGCAGTCCACAGCtaaccccaaaccagcagcaggCTCCACAAATGAAAACTAAAGACCTGCCCCAAGCTGTACCCCACCCCCAAAGCAATGCTGAGCAGCCTCTAGACAGGATGTCCTTCAATCAACTGAAAGCAGATGAATGTTTCCAAACTGGGAGTAAGTATGCTAAATCAGCTGCATTCCCAGTGCCTAACCCTCAGCTAGGCCTGGAGCAGGTACAGACCATGAACAAGAAAGCTCCCCTTTACACTCAGAAGGCAAATGCCAGTCTCCAGCACCCTTGCCCAAACAACAGACACCTGATTTCTGAGAAGAAAGGGAATGCCACAAATATGGAATGCTTTGGAGCCAATAAAATGCAGGACTTGCAGCATGTgcagtatttttcaaataactTGACCGCAAAGCAAGATGTGAATCACTGTTTTCAAGAACAAGAGCAACAGACACAACAAGCCTCAGTTCTACAGTTGCCACCCCTCCAGCCCTCACAGGGCTATGGTGCTAGTCTGAACCAAGACCTCCTGAATAAACAAGCTCCACAGATCCCTCAGCAGTACTTACCACATGGCCAAACAGCCCCCCATGCCCAAGAGCAGAGAGGCTGTCATTTGCAGTCCCAGACCCCTaaggattttcaaaagcatgCTGCTCTGCGGTGGCATCTTTTGCAAAAACAGGAGCAACAAGCATACCAGCAACCCAAAACTGAGATTGGTCCCAGTGCAGCACGCAAGCCTATAAAAATTGAGGCTGGCACAAAGTCTAATGTCTGCATGCGCCCATCAGCTgggcagctggaaaacaaaacgtggaaaaaaacaattaaacaaGAGAATCAGCACTTTGGCTGTGAGAACATGCAACAAAAGAGCATAATTGAGACAATGGAGCAGCAGCTAAAACAGATACAGGTCAAATCACTGTTTGATCATAAGACTTTTACTCTCAAATCACCCAAACATGTGAAGGTTGAAACAGCAGGCCCTATTACCATCCTCTCACGAAATACCAGTGCTGCAGATTTTGACACTCAAACCCCAATCTTAGATCAGCAAGCAAACTTGTCTGCTGAGAAAACCCCGACCAAAAGAACAGCTGGAACTGTTCTCAATAATTTTTTAGACTCACCTTCCAAGTTATTGGATACGCCTGTAAAAAATTTATTGGACACACCTGCCAAAACCCAGTATGATTTCCCATCTTGCAGCTGTGTTGGTAAGTGCTGAGATGTACTAAAAACGTAATAGTtcacaggaaggaaatgagCCTTCAAGCTGGGATCACAGGGCTAGCTGGATGTTTTTGttggaagatttttttgggggttttaaagAACAGTAATTAGTGAAGACTTATAAAACTGGGATTTTACACACTTATGCCTACTCCACTTACCAACCCTACACAAGGCCCCTTTCTCATTATTTCATAAAGCAATTACCTATTTGATTTTTCAGTCAGAATGCTTGTGGCTTCAGATCCATTCTCCTTGAGCAGCAGACATGTAACGACAACATACTGATAAAAAACAGGTCATAACTTTATGACCTAATTTATTTGTCAAGGTTAgatacagcttttaaaaaaactatCCTGGTCCAAAACTTTTTGAGCCTTATCGACATTTTTTGCTCTAACAGTGAAATTGTTGAAGTTTCTCTTAGTAAAGCATAAGAAAAAACAGATATCAGATTATTCCTCACTTCTTGCTAGAGTTTATCCTCCTTTTCAGGCATTTGTCTCCTGTAAGGCTAAAGAAAGTTTCATTGACAAGCTACACAAGCAGCACCAAAAAAAGCAGTGGGGAGACCCTTGTTGTTGCTTGATGGCAAACCCTGTCTCCAAGAGCTGGAAAAAtagagcagagggaagcagacTGACAGGCATGGTCCCTAGCCCAAGCTTTCATACAGTACTGACACTGCACATAGGCAAGTGTAACAGGCACTTTCAGACTCTACTGCATAAACTATTCAGGCTGAGACAAAAGGTTCAGCACCAAaaatgagaagaagaaaataaaaatccttgtTACAGTTTCAGTTACTAGGATTTTGTATTGACTATAAAAGAGGAAAGTTGAATCAATGCTCCTCCAAAATGCAAAATGGACCTTTTTGCTTATTTGAATGTTGGGGCTGTGTCTCAGAGATGATATGTgggaacaaaaccaggaaataGTGTATATCTAGAGCTCCCAGGAAGAACTCTGGAAGTCAGTTCCTTGCTCTTCCTTGTTTGATAAGAAACAACCTTCAAAAGATAGCTTTTTTGGAAAACACAGTtgtcattttttggggtttttaaatattgtttctTCCATATAGTTAGCACAAGTTTTTCTGGCACTTATTTCCTTatcctcacttttttttcctactgaaacCACTAAGCAAACTTAAGAACTTATCCTTCATTGCCATTTTAATCCTTCAGCCCTAGCAGACAGTAGGAAATACAAGAGTATGGAACTCTCTCTGAAGAACCCAGTGCCACAGCATAATCTATAGGTTTATTGCTCTTTCTCATCAATATTGTCCTTAAGAAGATTAAATTAAGCCATTCCCCACTGACACATTCATATTTATACCATCCCTTCATCGTGCTTCTAGAGGCTGGCTGTCAAGAGCAGCACCACCCATCCAGCCTGTGGGGTTAGCATGGCAGAAAGCATCAAGTCAGCATTCAGAcatcagccagcacagctccaccaTCTCCTGACTCCAAGCAGGGCCTGCCCATTTCTTTCACACAGCTGGAGCCTGATTCCTGGTATCAAACCAAAAATCCAGCATGTGTTGTGACTGCTGATATGGTTCTACCTACACACAGAAAACTGAGGCCACATGCTTGGCATACTAGGGTTTTTACCAGGCCTTGGgcatgatttttttcagcaaactTGGGGGGGGTTTCATTTCACAGTCTTTCCATGGGTGGCAGGAATTCTCTGTGTAACCTTAGTAGCCAGTTTTTCAAGCTGTAAGTTCCTGCACTGTAAAAAACAAGTACAATACAGTTCCCTAACATCAAT
Proteins encoded in this window:
- the TET2 gene encoding LOW QUALITY PROTEIN: methylcytosine dioxygenase TET2 (The sequence of the model RefSeq protein was modified relative to this genomic sequence to represent the inferred CDS: inserted 1 base in 1 codon) — its product is MSARLRDAAEIHSEGSLVDGLRAGQMEQDRTNHADGNRLSPFLISQSSHVFQAEPSAVKLQNGSPATERSEVEVNGDHKLLFNKSNFGVPHPKGSPNNCVSPDLLQEKKVYSKYMQNGGIKRTFSEPSLYGLHESKKVKQDKEINGEKAEPEDNSEKPSVSNCYSEKKSESFKRQENEASDLIPSTRYNSVGSENPHDLLIQDEQEQENIHCHNRDIVLLLKNKAVPMPNGATVSASSMESMHGELLEKTLSQYYPEHVSIAMQKNTSLINAITSQATNELFYETTYSSHTSGQITSPQTSNSELPQVPAVVVTEVYNTKDSSKPPGSCSLQKPDLQLQQQIPGYDTHQLPVGNSNIHGSIGQIPNQDLSLSSSSNLQAQSTALERYSEQAENNGAFFTQNSTFHKDSSTAPAPELNSALSAAVQEGHHSYDNRCDETLPGEINNEGQQEGPMSESPSLSQQQLQPQQSLLQQAQMSQDVSESNPQAAVATLIPQLPEGETLASESPLQNLHAHRSEGELQQHYQHFPGQREPETPPDKEKDQVKEPVQQAQHYSKPAWIELVSTQFCQGEPPQKPSKALLRSILQYQASTAQTVYTKQYAGSPDSLKGPSGQAQSQKIMQQEQCPPLYKSESSQLQSHPPADQQLPFQKHSPQPQLTKVDSLLKSQVQQHPPQQLHFQPRSEQAEQPLGAPLKQQHLNPQPGENGQFLHSHILQQMLQKQAHPVQLPCSPQLTPNQQQAPQMKTKDLPQAVPHPQSNAEQPLDRMSFNQLKADECFQTGSKYAKSAAFPVPNPQLGLEQVQTMNKKAPLYTQKANASLQHPCPNNRHLISEKKGNATNMECFGANKMQDLQHVQYFSNNLTAKQDVNHCFQEQEQQTQQASVLQLPPLQPSQGYGASLNQDLLNKQAPQIPQQYLPHGQTAPHAQEQRGCHLQSQTPKDFQKHAALRWHLLQKQEQQAYQQPKTEIGPSAARKPIKIEAGTKSNVCMRPSAGQLENKTWKKTIKQENQHFGCENMQQKSIIETMEQQLKQIQVKSLFDHKTFTLKSPKHVKVETAGPITILSRNTSAADFDTQTPILDQQANLSAEKTPTKRTAGTVLNNFLDSPSKLLDTPVKNLLDTPAKTQYDFPSCSCVEQIIEKDEGPFYTHLGAGPNVAAIREIMEERFGQKGKAIRIERVVYTGKEGKSSQGCPIAKWVVRRSSQEEKLLCLVRERAGHTCETAVIVILILVWEGIPTSLADRLYSELTDTLRKYGTLTNRRCALNEERTCACQGLDPETCGASFSFGCSWSMYYNGCKFARSKIPRKFKLMGDDPKEEEKLESHLQNLSTLMAPTYKKLAPDAYNNQIEYEHRAPECRLGLKEGRPFSGVTACLDFCAHAHRDLHNMQNGSTLVCTLTREDNREIGQTPEDEQLHVLPLYKVSDVDEFGSTEGQEEKKRNGSIQVLTSFRRKVRMLAEPVKTCRQRKLEAKKAAAEKLASLENGSSKAEREKSAAARNKQGTSEAAGHAKQLADLLRLSGPATQQQQQQQQQHPQRSLPNNPQSNPINSYSGSGSANLYGRLPNPANAYPNSSYTSDPYGGSNPVSLYPTSSQSAGSYLNSSSPMNPYSGSLSQNNQYPPYQCNGNIAMDNCPSYLGSYSSQHQHMDLYXCQSQDHMSKLSLPPIQTLYQHRFGNNQSFGPKYLNYGNQNIQVDSFSNCTIKPNLHHVGSFSSYSTHESNGHFMEVASRLKSNLSNPSMDYASMSKTGEHHHMQPPPHLSHDYHSAPTMFSGPPNSLHLQNKDNEIISHAVNGLSNMLPGQNHDRTAPQGGLDKTDVLNPEKAEDPDEVWSDSEQNFLDPEIGGVAVAPSHGSILIECAKRELHATTPLKNPNRNHPTRISLVFYQHKSMNEPKHGLALWEAKMAEKAREKEEECEKYGPDYVPQKSYGKKAKREPVEPHEPSEPTYLRFIKSLAQRTLSVTTDSTVTTSPYAFTRVTGPYNRYI